The DNA segment AGGTCCTCGCGGAAGCGCCCCGCGGCGATCTCCTTCTCCAGATTCTTGTTCGTCGCGGCGATGACGCGCACGTCCACCTTGAGCGTCTCCGCGCCGCCCACGCGCTCCAGCTCTCCCTCCTGGAGCACGCGCAGGAGCTTGGACTGCATCGCGGCCGGCATGTCGCCGATCTCGTCCAGGAAGAGGGTGCCCTCGTGCGCCAGCTCGAACTTGCCGCGCCGCACGCTCACCGCGCCGGTGAAGGCGCCCTTCTCGTGGCCGAACAGCTCGCTCTCGATGAGGTCGTGCGGCACCGCGGCGCAGTTGAGCTTCACGAACGGGCCGCCCTTGCGCCGGGAGTTCTGGTGCAGCGCCCGCGCGATGAGCTCCTTGCCGGTGCCGTTCTCACCGGTGATCAGCACGCGCCCCTCGCTGGGCGCCGTCCGCTGGATGAGGGAGAAGATGCGCTGCATGGCGGGCCCTCCACCCACCATGTCGAAGCGGCCCAACTGCGCGCGCAGCTCCTGCAATTCCTCCATCGCCGCCTGGTGCTTGAGCGCGTTTCTCAGCGCCACCAGCAGCCGGTCCCGCGCCAGCGGCTTCTCCAGGAAGTCGCGCGCGCCCAGCTGCGTCGCCTTCACCGCGGTGTCGATGGTGCCGTGGCCCGACATCATGATGACGGGCAGGTCCGGCTTGAGGGCCGTGAGCTTCGAGAGCACCGTGAGGCCGTCCATGTCCGGCATCTTCACGTCCATCAACACCGCGTCCACGGGCCGCGCGCTCACCACGTCCAGCGCCACCTGCCCGCTGCTGGCCAGCTCGGTGCGGTAGCCAGCCAGCTGCAACGACTGGCTCAGGGTGAGGAGGATGTTTTTTTCGTCATCGACGATGAGGACGGCGGCGGGCATGGGCAAACCGCTCACACTCTCATGGAAATAATCGGGGCTTCAAGGGTCTCGTGCTGCCCCCAGGGCGGGGGAAAAGACAAATCTTTTGACTCTCCCCGGTGGGTCCGACTACACGCGACACGCCTGGGTCCATCCCCTGTGGGCCTCTCTTTTCCCGTGGTTGCTGTCGGAGGAATGATGCGTCGGATTTCGCTTTGGGCCGGGTTGGCCCTCGCCGTGGCCGTGCTGACCGGGTGCCCGCCCACCTACCCCAAGTGCAACAACGACGAGCAGTGCCAGGAGAAGGGCGAGGTCTGCGTCCAGGGCCAGTGCCAGGAGTGCGCGACGGACGCGAACTGCCGCGAGGGCTTCACCTGCCAGGCCAACAAGTGCGCGCCCAAGCCCCCCGAGTGCACCACGGACGCGGCCTGTGGCTCCGGCCGCATCTGCGAGGCCGGCAAGTGCGCCGAGGCCCAGTGCAAGGATGACTCCGCGTGCAACGGTGGCAAGTGCCAGGCCGGCCGCTGCCAGGCCCCCAAGGACACCTGCTCCGCCAGCACCGACTGCGGTGAGGGCCAGGAGTGCCAGTCCGGCAAGTGCGTGACGGCGGACGCCAGCTCCAAGTGCGACTACTCGCCGGTGCCCTTCGGCTTCAACGAGTCCACCCTGGACTCCAGCGCGCAGTCGCGCCTGGGCGAGCTGGCGGCCTGCATCAAGGCGAGCCAGGGCAAGATCACCCTGGGCGGCCACGCGGACGAGCGCGGCACGGAGGAGTACAACCTCCAGCTGTCCAACCGCCGCGCCGCGGCCGTGAAGCGCTACCTGGTCGACCTGGGCGTGCCGGGCAACCGGCTGTCCACGGTGGGCTATGGTGAGACCCGCCCGGTGTCCAGCGCGGCCACCGAGGAAGGCTGGGCGGAGAACCGCCGCGTGGAGTTCCAGCGCTAGTTCTGGGGTAGGCTCTGGGGCGCATGGCCGCCCTAGAGTCGGAAACGACGCGACAGTCCTACCTGGTCTTCGCGTGTGGAAGCAGTTGGTACGCGGTGCCCGCGGAAGCCGCGGCGGAGGTCGTCACCTTCCCCGAGCTGACGCGGGTACCGGGTTCCCCGCCCCACCTGCTGGGTGTGTTCGCGCACCGGGGTGAAGTCATCCCCGTCGTGGACATGAGCCTGCTGGTGGGCGGGGTGTCCGCCGGGTCCCGCCGCGCCGTCCTGGTGCGGCTGGCCCGCGGCACGCTGGCCCTCACCGCCAGCACCGTCGCCGGCGTGTCCGCCCTCATGGGACCGCTGGAGCCCCTGGGCCCGTCCGGCGTGCACGTCCACCTGCGCGGCCCCGTGAAGAGCGGCTCGCGCGACGTGGCCGTCATCGACCCGGAAGGCCTCTTCGACCACCTCAGCCAGGGCGGCTAGCGCCAATGCCTGCCGCGGGCCGGGTCGAGGGGACGCTCCTGTGCCACGTGGGGCCGCACCGCATCGCCTTCGAGGCGGGCGAGGTGGCCTCCATCGCCGCGCCGGACGTGGGCACGGTGTCCGCCCACCGGGCCTTCCACGGTGACGGTGGCGCCCAGCGCGTGCTCGTGACGGCCGCCGGGGGAACGGTGGGCGTGGACGGGCTGGAGATCGACTCGGAGGTGCTGTCGGTGCTGCCGCCCTCGCCGGTGGTGGCGGGGGCCTCCGGGGGAAGCCTGCGCGGCTTCGTGCTGACGCGCGGGGTGCTCTGGCCGCTCTTGCACCTGGAGGCCTTCCAGCGCTACCTGCGGGGCCTGGCCGGGGAGGGCGCATGACGCCGCCGCCGGAGCTGCGCTCGCTGGGCCGCTGGACGACGCGGCCGCGCATCCCGGGCAGCTGCCTGGGCGTGGGGGTGGCGTTCCTGCACATCCACCTGTCGCACACGCTGCCGGAAGCCGGGCGCACGCCGCTGACGGGGCTGATGTTCTGCGCGCTCGCGCTGTTCATCAGCGTGGGCTACGCGCGCGACGCGCGGGCCCTGCGCACGCTGTTCGCGCTGGGCGAGGGACAGCTGCCCGTCACGTCCGAGCACCTGCTGGTGGCGGTCCAGGAGGTGGCGGCCATCCCCGGCCGCAGCTTCTGGTTCGTGATGCAGGGGTGGCTGGGCGGCACGCTGACGGTGGCGGTGGCCTTCCCCACGCTGGCGCACGTGCCGTGGACGGAAGGGCTGCGCGTGACGGCGCTGGGGCTGTCCATCGGTCCCCTGAGCGCGATGCTCGTCTACCTGATGGTGGTGCGCCGCGCGCGGGCCACGCTGGCGCGGCTGGTGGAGCTGGGGCCGTCGCCGCTGGAGGTGCTGGCCGCGCTGCCGCCCCGGCGCATGCACATCCGCCGCCGGCTGGTGGTGTTCACCGCCATCGCGGTGCTGAGCCCGTCCCTCTTCATCCTGGACGTGGCCTTCACGCGCACGGTGACGGTGGTGGACGCGTGGGCCCAGGCCACCACCCCGGCGGAGCGGGCGGAGGTGATGGCCCGGGCGCGCCAGGGCGAGGGCGCGCCGCTGGGGCTCATCGCGGGGCTGGTGACGCTGCTCATCCTGGGCACCGCGGCGCTCGCGGGCACGGCGCTGTCGGAGCCCCTGCGCGCCATCACCGAGGACGCGACGCGCATCGCGCGAGGCGAGGTGCGGCCCCCGCGCGTCATCCACGCCGAGGACGAGGTGTGGGCCACCTCCGCGGCCTTCACCCAGATGCAGGTGCAGCTGGTGCAGGCCCTGTCGCAGCTCAAGCGGGCGGGCATCCAAATCTCCTCCACCACCGAGCAGCTGGTGGCCACCAGCACGGAGCAGGAGGTGGGCGCGGACGAGCAGGCCGGCGCGCTCAACGCCACCAGCGCCACCACGGAGGAGCTGGCCCGGTCCGCGCAGCAGATCGCCGACAACGCGGAGTCCGTGTCCGCCATCGCGGAGACGACCTTCGGCGCGGCGCAGTCCGGCCAGCGCGGCGCCACCGCCTTCCTGGGCGCCATGCAGCGCATGAAGGAGGACAACGAGGCCATCGCGGACGCGGTGGTGCGCCTCAACAAGCGCGTGCAGCAGATTGGCAAGGTGGTGGAGTTCATCAACGAGATCGCCGACAAGTCCGACCTGCTGGCGCTCAACGCGGAGCTGGAGGGCACGAAGGCGGGCGAGGTGGGGCGGGGCTTCTCGCTGGTGGCGGCGGAGATGCGAAGGCTCGCGGAGAACGTCATCCGCTCCACGAAGGAGATTGAGGGCCTCATCGGGGAGATCCGCGACGCGACGAACGGCGCGGTGATGGCCACGGAGGCGGGCCTCAAGACGACGGAGCTGGGCACGCTCCTGGCGGCGCAGGTGGACGACAGCCTGGGGCTCATCCTGGAGCTGGCGCGGCAGACGTCGCACGCGGTGCGCAGCATCTCGCTGGCGACGCTGCAGCAGCAGACGGGCACGGATCAGCTCGCGGCGGCCATGGGCGACATCCTGCGCGTCACCGAGCAGAACGCCGCGGCCACCAAGCAGATGGTGGCGGCCAACGCGGACCTGTCCGCCCTGGCGGCGGACCTGCAACACGTGGTGCAGCGCTTCCACGTCGAGCCGTCCACGGGCGAGCCCAGCGGGGCTCCTCTTTCGGCGCCTGCGTCGGGAGGTGGGTGACATGGCCCCCCTTCCGCGCGAGTCCCCCCGGCGGGCCGCCTTCAGCCGGCAGTTGATGGTGCCCATCCCGCTGGCGAACCTGGTGGGCTCCACGCTGGGGCTGCACTTCGCGTCGCTCGTGGTGGGCGGCGAGCTGGTGGAGCGGCTGGGCAAGCTCGTCATCCTGGTGGTGGGCGTGAGCGCGCTGCACATGCTCCTGGGCGTGGGCGTGTCCCTGCGCCGCTTCCCCCGGCTGCGGGCCCTGGAGCGAGGGGAGCTGCCGCCCACGCCCGAGCACCTGGCGCTGGCGGTGGGCGAGGTGGCGCGCGCGCCGGGCGAGGCGTTCTTCCGCTCGCTGGGCCTGTGGGGGCTGACCACGGGCGTGGTGGCGGTGGCGCTCTGGTCGGGGATGGACTTGCCGGGGGCCACCACCCTGCGGGTCGCGGGGCTGGGGGCGCTGTTCGGGCCGCTCACGTCGCTGCTCGTGTACGGGCTCGTTACGCTGCGGGCGCGGCGCGGGGTGCTGTGGGTGGCGGAGCAGGGACTGACGCATGCGCAGGTCATCGCCGCGCTGCCCCGGCGCTCGCGCATCCGCGCGCGGCTGGTGGCCTTCACCGCCATCTGCGTGGTGACGCCCGCGGTGATGTGCGCGCAGGTCGTGACGGCGCTGACGGACCGGCTCTTTCAGCGGCTGATGGATGCGGGCAGCCCGGACGCGCAGGGCGTGCTGGTGGACGCGCTGCGGTTGGACGCGTTCACGTCCAGCGCGCTGCTGTGCGCGGTGGTGTTCGGCCTGGCGCTCGCCACGGCGTACCTGGGCGGGACGCTGCTGGGGCGGCCCATGCGGGAGCTGTCCGGCGAGGCGCGCCGCATCGCCGCGGGCGACCTGGCCAGCCCCCGGCTGGTGCCCGCGGAGGACGAGGTGTGGGCGGTGTCCGCGGCCTTCACCACGATGCGCACGCACCTGGCGGACGTGCTCGCGGAGCTGCAGCGCGCGGGGTCGCAGATTTCCGCCACCACGGAGGAGATCCTCAGCACGTCCGGGCGCTACGAGGCGGGCGCCGCGGAGCAGGCCAGCAGCCTGGATGAGACGAGCGCCACCACGGAGGAGCTGGCGCGCTCGGCGAAGCAGATCGCCGAGAACGCGAGCTCGGTGGCGGAGATCGCCCAGCGCACGCTGGCGGCGGCCCAGGGCGGACAGCGCAGCGCGGAGTCCTTCCTGGGGGCCATGTCGCGCATGCGCCAGGACAACCAGGCCATTGGCTCGGCGGTGGCGCGGCTCAACAAGCGCGTGCAGCAGATCGGGAAGATCGTCGAGTTCATCAACGGCGTCGCGGACAAGTCCGACCTCCTGGCGCTCAACGCGGAGCTGGAGGGCACGAAGGCGGGCGAGGTGGGGCGGGGCTTCTCGCTGGTGGCGGCGGAGATGCGCCGGCTGGCGGAGAACGTGCTGGAGTCCACGAAGGAGATTGAAGGGCTCATCGAGGAGGTGCGCGAGGCG comes from the Corallococcus macrosporus genome and includes:
- a CDS encoding sigma-54-dependent transcriptional regulator; this encodes MPAAVLIVDDEKNILLTLSQSLQLAGYRTELASSGQVALDVVSARPVDAVLMDVKMPDMDGLTVLSKLTALKPDLPVIMMSGHGTIDTAVKATQLGARDFLEKPLARDRLLVALRNALKHQAAMEELQELRAQLGRFDMVGGGPAMQRIFSLIQRTAPSEGRVLITGENGTGKELIARALHQNSRRKGGPFVKLNCAAVPHDLIESELFGHEKGAFTGAVSVRRGKFELAHEGTLFLDEIGDMPAAMQSKLLRVLQEGELERVGGAETLKVDVRVIAATNKNLEKEIAAGRFREDLYYRINVVQIHSPPLRERREDLPDLIDTFLREACAKNGRRPLALSPDALAVMSAYDYPGNVRELRNLVERLAILCEGPIVSRTDALELLPRGRPLPPMPEPTVGGDVPAAPVTAAAVTVPAAEPAIASSPGGWKPRVDQTFREQVEDAEREIIQRVLAHTHDNVTEAARILDLERGHFYKKMKALGLRRGQSEA
- a CDS encoding OmpA family protein, which gives rise to MRRISLWAGLALAVAVLTGCPPTYPKCNNDEQCQEKGEVCVQGQCQECATDANCREGFTCQANKCAPKPPECTTDAACGSGRICEAGKCAEAQCKDDSACNGGKCQAGRCQAPKDTCSASTDCGEGQECQSGKCVTADASSKCDYSPVPFGFNESTLDSSAQSRLGELAACIKASQGKITLGGHADERGTEEYNLQLSNRRAAAVKRYLVDLGVPGNRLSTVGYGETRPVSSAATEEGWAENRRVEFQR
- a CDS encoding chemotaxis protein CheW, with the protein product MAALESETTRQSYLVFACGSSWYAVPAEAAAEVVTFPELTRVPGSPPHLLGVFAHRGEVIPVVDMSLLVGGVSAGSRRAVLVRLARGTLALTASTVAGVSALMGPLEPLGPSGVHVHLRGPVKSGSRDVAVIDPEGLFDHLSQGG
- a CDS encoding protein CrdC, whose protein sequence is MPAAGRVEGTLLCHVGPHRIAFEAGEVASIAAPDVGTVSAHRAFHGDGGAQRVLVTAAGGTVGVDGLEIDSEVLSVLPPSPVVAGASGGSLRGFVLTRGVLWPLLHLEAFQRYLRGLAGEGA
- a CDS encoding methyl-accepting chemotaxis protein, which gives rise to MTPPPELRSLGRWTTRPRIPGSCLGVGVAFLHIHLSHTLPEAGRTPLTGLMFCALALFISVGYARDARALRTLFALGEGQLPVTSEHLLVAVQEVAAIPGRSFWFVMQGWLGGTLTVAVAFPTLAHVPWTEGLRVTALGLSIGPLSAMLVYLMVVRRARATLARLVELGPSPLEVLAALPPRRMHIRRRLVVFTAIAVLSPSLFILDVAFTRTVTVVDAWAQATTPAERAEVMARARQGEGAPLGLIAGLVTLLILGTAALAGTALSEPLRAITEDATRIARGEVRPPRVIHAEDEVWATSAAFTQMQVQLVQALSQLKRAGIQISSTTEQLVATSTEQEVGADEQAGALNATSATTEELARSAQQIADNAESVSAIAETTFGAAQSGQRGATAFLGAMQRMKEDNEAIADAVVRLNKRVQQIGKVVEFINEIADKSDLLALNAELEGTKAGEVGRGFSLVAAEMRRLAENVIRSTKEIEGLIGEIRDATNGAVMATEAGLKTTELGTLLAAQVDDSLGLILELARQTSHAVRSISLATLQQQTGTDQLAAAMGDILRVTEQNAAATKQMVAANADLSALAADLQHVVQRFHVEPSTGEPSGAPLSAPASGGG
- a CDS encoding methyl-accepting chemotaxis protein; protein product: MAPLPRESPRRAAFSRQLMVPIPLANLVGSTLGLHFASLVVGGELVERLGKLVILVVGVSALHMLLGVGVSLRRFPRLRALERGELPPTPEHLALAVGEVARAPGEAFFRSLGLWGLTTGVVAVALWSGMDLPGATTLRVAGLGALFGPLTSLLVYGLVTLRARRGVLWVAEQGLTHAQVIAALPRRSRIRARLVAFTAICVVTPAVMCAQVVTALTDRLFQRLMDAGSPDAQGVLVDALRLDAFTSSALLCAVVFGLALATAYLGGTLLGRPMRELSGEARRIAAGDLASPRLVPAEDEVWAVSAAFTTMRTHLADVLAELQRAGSQISATTEEILSTSGRYEAGAAEQASSLDETSATTEELARSAKQIAENASSVAEIAQRTLAAAQGGQRSAESFLGAMSRMRQDNQAIGSAVARLNKRVQQIGKIVEFINGVADKSDLLALNAELEGTKAGEVGRGFSLVAAEMRRLAENVLESTKEIEGLIEEVREASTAAVTVTGGGVRAVETGTGLAEQVSESLRQIVSLAGQTSDAVRIISRSTQQQQAGTDQLADTMADILRITQQSLNATKQVGAANGDLLGLAQDLRGVVERFQIHQATLRKGGGG